One Sneathiella sp. P13V-1 genomic region harbors:
- a CDS encoding ABC transporter ATP-binding protein: protein MLEVNDLHAYYGKSHILQGVTFKVNEGEIVSLLGRNGVGRSTTIKAIMGEVEPQGSVMYKGRQIAGLKEHEIANSGLGYVPENRDVFPTLTVRQNLLLGIKDMKKQGRWKMEDMFEMFPNLGRRADVNAGVLSGGEQQMLTMCRTLMGDPDLIMIDEPTEGLAPKIVEQVGDLLSEIAKRGVSILLVEQKLAIALKISHRLYVMGHGHMVYEGTPDELKANEQIRKEWLEV from the coding sequence ATGCTTGAAGTAAATGATTTGCATGCCTACTACGGTAAAAGTCATATCCTGCAAGGCGTGACCTTCAAAGTAAATGAAGGCGAAATTGTCTCCTTGCTGGGCAGGAACGGCGTGGGCCGATCTACAACTATCAAAGCCATTATGGGCGAAGTGGAGCCACAAGGTTCCGTCATGTATAAAGGGCGGCAGATTGCTGGCCTTAAAGAGCATGAGATTGCCAATAGCGGTTTGGGATATGTTCCTGAAAACAGGGATGTGTTTCCAACCTTGACGGTCCGTCAGAATCTTCTGTTGGGCATCAAGGATATGAAAAAGCAGGGCCGCTGGAAAATGGAAGACATGTTTGAAATGTTTCCAAATCTGGGGCGTCGTGCCGATGTAAATGCGGGTGTTCTGTCCGGTGGTGAGCAGCAAATGTTGACCATGTGCCGGACACTTATGGGGGATCCGGATTTGATTATGATTGATGAACCAACCGAGGGGCTTGCTCCGAAAATTGTTGAACAGGTTGGCGATCTTTTGTCCGAAATTGCCAAGCGCGGTGTTTCAATTTTGCTCGTTGAGCAGAAACTTGCTATTGCGCTTAAGATTTCTCACAGGCTCTATGTAATGGGGCATGGTCACATGGTGTATGAGGGAACGCCTGATGAACTTAAGGCCAACGAGCAGATCCGCAAGGAGTGGCTCGAGGTCTAA